Sequence from the Deltaproteobacteria bacterium genome:
GGAAGGAGCGTCAAATGAAGAAGATCCTTTTCCTTTCAACAAGCGTTGCCTTGGTATGGCTTCTCTTTCCCGTGCAATCCTTCTCCAAAGACGTTGTAACCATCAAACAGAGTGTGATTGACACCCTGAAAACCACACCCCGACTTGAAATGATGAAATACAACCGGGAAGCGGTGAAATACGATCTTAAAAAGTCAAAGGGTGGTCTTTACCCCAAGATCAACGCCCGGGCCGCTTACGGTGCCGACCGGCATAGTGATCAAGTGACCCGGAGGGAAAACCGGGATCACACCTGGCATGCCAGGGGAGAGGCCTCCCTCGTGTTGACTCAACTTATTTTTGACGGAAAGGAAACCCGCAGCCAGGTTGAAATCGACAAGGCCAGGGTACGTTCCATTGATCACAGGGTCTTCGACAACGCCGAAGCCCTGGCCCTGGACGCCGTATTGGCCGCCCTGGAAGTATACAGGCAAGGAAAACTTTTGGAGATCGCGGAAGAAAACGTCGCAGCCCACGAAAAAATCCTTGCCTCTCTCAAAGACATGCAGCAAGCAGGCGCTGGGAGCATAGCGGATGTCATGCAGACAAGGGCACGACTCTCACGTACCCTGACCACACGGATCACGGTGAAGAATGACCTTCAGAATGCCCTCTCCGAATTCGAGCGCCTTGCCGGTTACCGGCCTGGGAAGGTGAGATTCCCATCTGAGAAACCCGATGTCTTTCTTCCAAAAGCCCTCGATGATTTCCTGAAGGCCGTTCTTGATAACAATCCCAAACTACTCACGGCCCAGGCCGATATCGAAGCGGCCGCCCACAGGATCACTCTTGCAGAATCCAAATTCTTTCCAAAGGTCTTTTTAGAGGTGGGCGTCACCTATGAAGACGGCGTGGAGGGAGACGAGGACTGGAGCCGGAATTACGCCGCCATGGTGCGTATGAACTGGAACCTTCTAAACGGGGGGTCGGACAAGGCGGCCAAAAGTGCCGCCTTTGCCAGGAAATTACAAGCCGAAATGGACCGAAAGGATCTGGAAAGAAATCTTACCAACGAGGCCCGGGCCACCTGGAATGATTACAAGGCCGCCCTGGAGGAGGAGCAGGCCCTGAAGGAAACGGTAAAATTCAATGAAGAAACCAGGACCCTGTACCGTGATCAGTTCTCGGTGGGACAACGGAGCCTCCTGGACCTCCTGGATGCAGAAAACGAATATTTCCAGTCTGCAGGTCTTTATGTTACCGCCACGGTGAATCGTGTGGCCAATGCTTACAAACTCCTGGCGCTATCCGGAAAGCTCATTGAAACGCTGGGCATAGACGCCTCAATTTACAAGGAACCGAAGATGATCCAACAGCCTGAAAGGAAAAGCGTATTTTAACCATATTCGGGGGAAGGCGTCCCTTTCCCACCCGATCAAGAAGCTCTTGCCTGAAATTATCGCCAATGAGAAAAGGAGGCCTTCTTTCTTTTAAGGTCTCCTTTTTTAGTGCCCATATTTTATCCCAAATTATACGCGAGCGCCTGTCCGCCGCTTTCTGGCGGGCCTGTCCGCTGTTGTCTGGCGGGCTTGTCACGCCGTAGCCATAGCGAAGGCGGAAGATTGGGCAAAAGGGAGCGTTTTTCAAAGGTCTCAAGGCCTGAACCTTCGTCGGATCCTTTCCTTTTGTTGGGGAGTGAGCTCATCCCAGTGGTCGAGCATTTTT
This genomic interval carries:
- a CDS encoding TolC family outer membrane protein is translated as MKKILFLSTSVALVWLLFPVQSFSKDVVTIKQSVIDTLKTTPRLEMMKYNREAVKYDLKKSKGGLYPKINARAAYGADRHSDQVTRRENRDHTWHARGEASLVLTQLIFDGKETRSQVEIDKARVRSIDHRVFDNAEALALDAVLAALEVYRQGKLLEIAEENVAAHEKILASLKDMQQAGAGSIADVMQTRARLSRTLTTRITVKNDLQNALSEFERLAGYRPGKVRFPSEKPDVFLPKALDDFLKAVLDNNPKLLTAQADIEAAAHRITLAESKFFPKVFLEVGVTYEDGVEGDEDWSRNYAAMVRMNWNLLNGGSDKAAKSAAFARKLQAEMDRKDLERNLTNEARATWNDYKAALEEEQALKETVKFNEETRTLYRDQFSVGQRSLLDLLDAENEYFQSAGLYVTATVNRVANAYKLLALSGKLIETLGIDASIYKEPKMIQQPERKSVF